One region of Mus musculus strain C57BL/6J chromosome 3, GRCm38.p6 C57BL/6J genomic DNA includes:
- the Fcrl5 gene encoding Fc receptor-like protein 5 isoform X2, producing the protein MSGSFSPCVVFTQMWLTLLVVTPVNGQHEAAQQSVVSLQPPWTTFFRGEVVTLTCYRFGFSVPQKTKWYQKRKTVKQTPGALVIKAHTLKVHESGEYWCQADSLLPSMHVNVEFSEDFLVLQAPPAVFEGDSVVLRCYAKKGIEAETLTFYKDGKALTLHPQSSEFYIHRANLKDNGQYKCTSKKKWSFGSLYTSNTVVVQVQELFPRPVLRARPSHPIDGSPVTLTCQTQLSAQKSDARLQFCFFRNLQLLGSGCSRSSEFHIPAIWTEESKRYQCKAETVNSQELLRDSKHTSSQPQSWCLKGSCCYSTAQ; encoded by the exons ATGTCTGGTTCATTCTCACCCTGTGTGGTGTTCACACAGATGTGGCTGACTCTACTGGTTGTGA CTCCTGTCAATGGACAGCATG AAGCTGCACAGCAGTCTGTGGTTTCCCTTCAGCCTCCATGGACCACTTTCTTTCGAGGAGAGGTCGTCACACTGACTTGTTATAGATTCGGCTTCTCCGTACCCCAGAAAACAAAAtggtaccagaaaagaaaaacagtgaagCAAACCCCAGGTGCTTTGGTAATTAAAGCACATACCTTAAAGGTCCATGAGTCCGGAGAGTATTGGTGCCAAGCCGACAGCTTACTTCCGAGCATGCACGTGAACGTAGAGTTTTCTGAAG ATTTTCTGGTGCTGCAAGCTCCACCTGCTGTGTTTGAAGGAGACTCTGTGGTTCTGAGGTGCTACGCAAAGAAAGGCATAGAAGCAGAGACCCTGACATTTTACAAGGATGGTAAAGCTCTGACATTACATCCTCAAAGTTCTGAGTTCTATATTCATCGTGCAAATCTGAAGGACAACGGTCAATACAAATGCACTTCGAAGAAGAAGTGGTCTTTTGGGTCCCTCTATACTTCCAATACGGTCGTAGTTCAAGTCCAAG AGTTGTTCCCACGGCCTGTGCTGAGAGCCAGACCCTCCCATCCCATAGATGGAAGTCCAGTGACCCTGACGTGTCAGACCCAGCTCTCTGCACAGAAGTCAGATGCCCGGCTCCAGTTCTGTTTCTTCAGAAACCTCCAGCTTCTGGGGTCAGGCTGCAGCCGCTCCTCGGAGTTTCACATTCCTGCCATATGGACTGAAGAGTCAAAGAGATACCAGTGCAAGGCAGAAACAGTGAATTCCCAA GAGCTTCTGCGAGATTCCAAACACACATCATCCCAGCCTCAAAGTTGGTGTTTGAAGGGCAGTTGCTGTTACTCAACTGCTCAGTAA